Proteins found in one Seonamhaeicola sp. S2-3 genomic segment:
- a CDS encoding DUF6515 family protein produces MRIFVILISAFLLFNLSSCATRVTTTPVSKVTVVKTLPKHYKIVRVKGKRYYFWNGKHYKKTRKGYVVVRV; encoded by the coding sequence ATGAGAATTTTTGTTATTTTAATTTCGGCCTTTTTATTGTTTAATTTATCATCTTGTGCAACACGTGTTACCACAACACCTGTAAGCAAAGTTACGGTTGTAAAAACACTACCAAAACATTACAAAATTGTAAGAGTTAAAGGTAAGCGTTACTATTTTTGGAATGGAAAGCACTATAAGAAAACCAGAAAAGGCTATGTTGTTGTAAGGGTGTAA
- a CDS encoding acyl-CoA thioesterase — protein MKAKTPEQSKTILTDMVLPGETNPLNNLFGGELLARMDRAASIAARRHSRRIVVTASVNHVAFNRAVPLGSVVTVEAKVTRAFNTSMEVFIDVWIEDRESGEKTKANEAIYTFVAVDETGRPITVPEVIPETKLEKDRFDAALRRKQLSLLLAGKINPHDATELKAYFME, from the coding sequence ATGAAAGCAAAAACACCAGAACAATCTAAAACAATACTAACTGATATGGTTTTACCCGGTGAAACCAATCCGCTAAATAATTTATTTGGTGGCGAACTTTTAGCGCGAATGGATAGAGCCGCTAGTATAGCTGCTAGACGCCATAGCAGACGTATTGTTGTAACTGCTTCTGTTAATCATGTGGCATTTAATAGAGCCGTTCCATTAGGTAGTGTAGTTACTGTTGAGGCTAAAGTTACTAGAGCTTTTAACACCTCTATGGAAGTGTTTATTGATGTTTGGATTGAAGACCGAGAATCTGGCGAAAAAACCAAGGCTAATGAAGCCATATATACTTTTGTGGCTGTAGATGAAACAGGGCGCCCCATTACAGTGCCCGAAGTTATACCTGAAACTAAACTTGAAAAAGACCGTTTTGATGCAGCTTTACGCAGAAAACAACTTAGTTTATTATTGGCTGGAAAAATAAATCCACACGACGCTACCGAACTAAAGGCTTACTTTATGGAATAA
- a CDS encoding HlyD family secretion protein: MKQIFPEEVLESTVETHQFKHGKKSKIIYTIILTALILVFALLPIIRVDIYTSSRGLIKPDKERLAITSLNSGKVIYTNLKNNRFVEKGDTLLILDDKVVDEQINLSKQQITDFNLFIDDLSYLINNSHPASYKIKSPKFKKEFLLYSQKLQELQTRFKKLKKDYNRNKVLFEKGIISRVEFEEVTFNYDLVKNSINQLKQQQLNTWQATLTEYNNTLLEIKSKTKQLLENKSQFVIKAPTTGTLIGVKPIEKGSYINAGEALTSISPNTNLVVECFISPQDIGLLKLNNPVNFQIDAYNYNQWGLATGKVIEVGKDIEIIDNTPAFKILCQLNEKELSLKNGFKGQLKKGMTLNAQFKLAERSLFNLLYDRVDDWFNPSQKDFTSINN, from the coding sequence ATGAAACAAATATTTCCTGAAGAGGTATTAGAAAGTACGGTTGAAACGCATCAATTTAAGCATGGTAAAAAAAGTAAAATTATTTACACTATAATTTTAACCGCACTTATTTTAGTATTTGCGCTATTACCAATTATAAGAGTAGATATTTATACATCCTCTCGTGGTTTAATAAAACCAGATAAAGAAAGATTAGCAATTACTTCATTAAATTCTGGAAAAGTAATTTACACTAATTTAAAAAACAACCGCTTTGTTGAAAAAGGTGATACTCTACTAATTTTAGATGATAAGGTAGTTGATGAACAGATAAATTTATCAAAACAACAGATAACTGATTTTAATTTATTTATAGATGACCTATCATATTTAATTAATAACTCACATCCTGCAAGTTATAAAATAAAATCACCAAAGTTTAAAAAAGAATTTCTATTGTACAGTCAAAAACTTCAAGAACTACAAACTAGGTTTAAAAAACTAAAAAAAGACTATAACAGAAATAAGGTTTTGTTTGAAAAAGGAATAATTTCCAGAGTTGAATTTGAAGAAGTAACATTTAATTATGACCTAGTAAAAAATAGCATTAACCAACTAAAACAACAACAGCTCAATACGTGGCAGGCAACATTAACCGAGTATAATAATACTTTGTTGGAAATTAAAAGTAAAACAAAACAATTACTAGAAAATAAATCTCAATTTGTCATTAAAGCACCAACTACTGGTACTTTAATTGGTGTTAAACCTATCGAAAAAGGGAGTTATATAAATGCAGGAGAAGCGTTAACCAGTATATCACCCAATACCAACCTAGTTGTAGAATGTTTTATAAGCCCCCAAGACATTGGTTTATTAAAACTAAATAACCCAGTAAACTTTCAAATAGATGCTTATAATTATAATCAATGGGGTTTGGCAACTGGAAAAGTAATAGAAGTAGGAAAGGATATTGAAATTATAGATAATACTCCTGCATTTAAAATTTTATGCCAATTAAACGAAAAAGAATTAAGCTTAAAAAACGGATTTAAAGGGCAGTTAAAAAAAGGAATGACCCTAAATGCTCAATTTAAATTAGCAGAACGGAGCTTATTTAATTTGTTATATGATAGAGTAGATGATTGGTTTAACCCGAGTCAAAAAGATTTTACAAGTATTAATAATTAA
- a CDS encoding HTH domain-containing protein: protein MKNIKHLERLQQLHLRIEQENTGTPKELARFMNISERLLYNLIEELKDIGAPIHYNRSLKTYYYNDDFKLQIKISVTALRNNEILQLFGGTYLLRPNNLIKELCS from the coding sequence ATGAAAAATATTAAACATTTAGAACGCCTACAGCAGTTACACTTACGTATTGAGCAAGAAAACACGGGTACACCTAAAGAATTGGCTCGTTTCATGAATATTAGTGAGCGTTTACTTTATAATTTAATTGAAGAATTAAAAGATATTGGTGCGCCTATTCACTACAACCGTAGCTTAAAAACATATTATTATAATGATGACTTTAAATTACAGATTAAAATATCGGTAACGGCTTTAAGGAATAATGAAATTTTACAATTATTTGGGGGCACATACCTTTTAAGACCAAATAATTTGATTAAAGAACTTTGCAGTTAA
- a CDS encoding carboxypeptidase-like regulatory domain-containing protein, with protein MSTYILLLSITPSLAQTTITGKITDKQNTPIPYAHIQIENTNSGTVSNENGLFKLVFADNSIKRTIIVSSLGYQSKKVVLEAENNLIVLSPDIIQLQSVTITSKNPAKELINNAIRSIPNNYPLVEERHYGFFREVTHWNKQKEPIYIAETSIESIKKSYSKKQLSGDVKLVEFRKYKSTQLDSLNTRIHAGVHHIHRFDVVARREDFLQKLDRFKYKIVDTISRRDKNIYKIHFRNKEKISGYVYILDSTFAIIKAEFKQSSGFNHFLFSPENRKYLNYTVTYEQGKDSLWRFKQSNYKTAFKRKNKVLVLSSEYVTTNIEPNSKKMAYSDKFQYSDILLNKEKVYKPNFWRNYNIILPNKKYENLFKSNNFKTISKQKKWLNFLLKLKREIALSCSTINVSSYNLLFENSSLNLQETINSSNRNIYGLSYSLLYEFKPNFYLGYLGEAKIFKSGISSHNLSFQRQIKINPKRRPIFLTPSMNFGHQQLDYFLGTFNTKENLNVNGKSLNNGKTSVFLSQRNFRLQPNFALSIEKNRRLNFLFSIGYNIPISKKEGLLFQEKEGFFLFRKKQFIKNNRESLTINYNGNLLENKFSLNAGVSIQL; from the coding sequence ATGAGTACATATATACTGTTATTATCAATTACTCCTAGTTTAGCCCAAACTACCATTACTGGAAAAATTACAGATAAGCAAAATACACCTATACCTTACGCCCATATTCAAATTGAAAACACCAATTCAGGTACTGTTTCAAACGAAAATGGTTTATTTAAATTAGTGTTTGCTGATAACTCAATAAAACGAACAATTATTGTATCTTCTCTTGGATATCAAAGCAAAAAGGTTGTTTTAGAAGCAGAGAACAACCTTATAGTTCTTTCTCCAGACATCATTCAATTACAATCTGTTACAATTACCTCAAAAAATCCTGCTAAAGAATTAATAAATAATGCTATTCGTTCTATCCCAAATAATTATCCTTTAGTCGAAGAACGCCATTATGGTTTTTTTAGGGAAGTAACCCACTGGAATAAACAAAAGGAACCAATTTATATTGCCGAAACATCTATAGAATCAATAAAAAAATCATATTCTAAAAAACAACTCTCAGGTGATGTTAAACTAGTTGAATTTAGAAAATATAAAAGCACGCAGTTGGATTCTTTGAATACAAGGATTCATGCAGGAGTCCATCATATACATAGATTTGATGTTGTAGCCAGAAGAGAAGATTTTTTACAAAAACTAGATAGGTTTAAATATAAGATTGTTGACACCATTAGTAGACGTGACAAAAATATCTATAAAATTCATTTTAGAAACAAAGAAAAAATATCAGGCTATGTATATATATTAGATTCAACTTTTGCAATTATAAAGGCCGAATTTAAACAATCATCTGGTTTTAACCATTTTCTGTTTTCACCAGAGAATCGTAAGTATTTAAACTACACAGTTACTTATGAACAGGGTAAAGATAGCCTTTGGAGATTTAAACAATCTAATTATAAAACAGCATTTAAAAGGAAAAATAAGGTACTCGTTTTGTCTAGTGAATATGTTACAACTAACATTGAACCAAATTCAAAAAAAATGGCATACTCAGATAAATTTCAATATTCAGATATCCTTTTAAACAAGGAAAAAGTTTACAAGCCTAATTTTTGGAGAAACTATAATATTATATTGCCAAATAAGAAGTATGAAAATCTATTTAAATCAAACAACTTCAAAACCATAAGTAAACAAAAAAAGTGGTTGAATTTTTTACTTAAACTCAAACGAGAAATAGCTCTATCTTGTAGTACAATCAATGTTTCATCATACAATCTTTTATTTGAAAATTCTTCTCTGAATCTACAAGAAACCATAAATTCATCAAATCGAAATATTTATGGGTTATCCTATTCATTATTATATGAGTTTAAGCCTAATTTTTACTTAGGATATCTAGGTGAGGCAAAAATATTTAAAAGTGGAATTTCTTCTCATAATCTTTCATTTCAAAGACAAATTAAAATAAACCCAAAAAGACGTCCAATTTTCTTAACGCCAAGTATGAATTTTGGACATCAACAGCTAGACTATTTTTTAGGCACTTTTAATACAAAGGAAAATCTTAATGTGAATGGAAAATCTTTAAACAATGGAAAAACTTCCGTTTTTCTATCACAGAGAAATTTTCGCTTACAACCGAATTTTGCCTTAAGTATAGAAAAAAATAGGCGTTTAAACTTTCTGTTCTCTATCGGCTATAATATCCCAATTTCCAAAAAGGAAGGCTTGTTATTTCAGGAAAAGGAAGGCTTTTTTCTTTTTAGGAAAAAGCAATTTATTAAAAACAATAGGGAAAGTCTTACTATTAATTACAATGGTAATTTACTAGAAAATAAATTTAGTTTAAACGCAGGTGTTTCAATTCAACTATAA
- a CDS encoding CPBP family intramembrane glutamic endopeptidase has translation MEEIDSHKTEKPLNIIFRLILFAISYFFIVGIFQFIGFLVSNVDLNNLDALKTTEQHLIISLFDFVGNFLLLWLFMKYVDKEKFIKLGFSIQNKIKEIILGILLGVLIMGLGFLTLLMLNEISFYEFNYNFKEIMYSILVYIIVAFVEEAIFRGYILRNLMMSSNSHLALVISSILFALAHGFNPNMDWFSYLDLFLAGILLGISYVYTRNLWFPIALHFSWNFFQTLLGFNVSGQDFYSLIEFKIEEKNILNGGDFGFEGSIFSILIQVLLIVVIFLYYERIKSKKLQN, from the coding sequence TTGGAAGAAATAGATTCGCATAAAACTGAAAAACCACTTAATATCATATTTCGTTTAATCTTATTCGCGATTTCTTATTTTTTTATAGTAGGTATTTTTCAATTTATAGGCTTTTTAGTATCTAATGTAGATTTGAATAATTTAGATGCCTTAAAAACAACTGAACAGCATTTAATTATATCTCTATTTGATTTTGTAGGTAATTTTTTGTTATTGTGGCTCTTTATGAAATATGTTGACAAGGAAAAGTTTATTAAACTTGGCTTTTCAATACAAAATAAAATTAAAGAAATTATTTTGGGTATTCTACTTGGTGTTTTAATCATGGGATTAGGATTTTTAACACTCCTAATGCTAAACGAAATTAGTTTTTATGAGTTTAATTATAACTTTAAAGAAATAATGTACTCCATTTTAGTTTATATTATAGTTGCGTTTGTAGAAGAAGCCATTTTTAGAGGATATATTCTCCGTAATCTTATGATGTCTTCTAATAGTCATTTAGCATTGGTAATCTCTTCTATTTTATTTGCACTAGCGCATGGGTTTAATCCAAATATGGATTGGTTTAGTTATTTAGATCTATTTCTTGCAGGAATCTTATTAGGTATCTCTTATGTTTATACCAGAAATTTATGGTTTCCTATCGCTTTACATTTTAGCTGGAATTTTTTTCAAACCTTATTAGGTTTTAATGTAAGTGGACAAGATTTTTACTCTTTGATAGAGTTTAAGATAGAAGAGAAAAACATATTAAATGGTGGTGATTTCGGTTTTGAGGGTTCAATTTTTTCTATTTTAATTCAAGTATTATTAATTGTTGTCATATTTTTATATTACGAACGAATAAAATCTAAAAAACTTCAAAATTAA
- a CDS encoding class IIb bacteriocin, lactobin A/cerein 7B family: protein MEKINLNYLGVSELSKNDLKNTNGGILPIIVGIVVLSISLGYSDGRRDKHAND from the coding sequence ATGGAAAAAATAAATTTAAACTACTTAGGAGTTTCAGAACTTAGTAAAAATGATTTGAAAAACACTAATGGTGGTATTCTTCCCATTATTGTTGGAATAGTAGTATTATCAATTTCTTTAGGATATTCAGATGGAAGAAGAGACAAGCATGCAAATGACTAA
- a CDS encoding peptidase domain-containing ABC transporter codes for MAKITIKQHDITDCGAACLASIAAYYNLQIPIARIRQYAGTDKKGTNVLGLLEAAQKLGFEAKGVRGDFESLFKIPKPAIAHIIVKERLHHYVVIYGISKAHITIMDPGTGKLHKKTHEDFKKEWTGVLVLLMPRENFVTGNEKVSIYKRFWFLLKPHKFVLIQALIGAVVYTLLGFSTSIYIQKLTDFVLVGSNTKLLNLLGVIMICLLLLQIIIGVFKDIFLIKTGQQIDARLILGYYKHLLKLPQQFFDTMRVGEIISRINDAVKIRAFINEVSLNLTVNILVLVFSFGLMFFYYWKLALIMLLVIPLYGLIYFITNKLNKKTERTIMERSADLESQLVESLNAVGTIKRFGLESFANIKTEIRFINLLKVGYKSALNSVFSGSSSNFIAQLFTIILLWCGSYYVIEREITAGELMSFYAIIGYFTGPVASLIGSNKQIQNALIAADRLFEIMDLEREESENKIELTNETIGDINFKNVRFRYGTRVEVFKDFNLRIPKGKITAIVGESGSGKSTLMSLLQNIYPIQNGQINIGDLDLKYIDTESLRALVSVVPQKIDLFAGNVIENIAVGDFAPNMERIMRICESIGILEFIETLPNGFATYLGENGASLSGGQKQRIAIARALYKNPEILVLDEATSSLDSKSEDYIQKAINTLRENEKTIIVIAHRLSTVVNADKIVVLGKGEVLEEGPHQELYDKKEYYFNLWQQQIPVLS; via the coding sequence ATGGCAAAAATCACAATAAAACAACACGATATTACAGACTGTGGAGCAGCTTGTTTAGCCTCCATAGCAGCGTATTACAATTTACAAATACCTATAGCTAGAATTAGGCAATATGCAGGCACAGATAAAAAAGGAACCAATGTTTTAGGTTTATTAGAAGCAGCTCAAAAATTAGGTTTTGAAGCCAAAGGTGTTAGAGGTGATTTTGAAAGCTTATTTAAAATACCAAAACCCGCCATTGCTCATATTATAGTAAAAGAACGCTTACATCATTATGTGGTTATTTATGGGATTTCTAAAGCTCATATAACTATTATGGATCCTGGTACAGGTAAACTTCACAAAAAAACTCATGAAGACTTTAAAAAAGAATGGACTGGGGTGTTAGTTTTGTTAATGCCACGAGAAAATTTTGTTACAGGTAATGAAAAAGTGTCCATTTATAAACGATTTTGGTTTTTGCTAAAACCTCATAAGTTTGTTTTAATACAAGCTTTAATTGGAGCAGTAGTTTATACATTGCTTGGTTTTTCAACATCCATTTATATACAAAAATTAACCGATTTTGTATTGGTTGGTAGCAACACCAAATTATTAAACCTATTAGGAGTAATAATGATTTGTCTATTATTATTACAAATAATCATAGGTGTTTTTAAAGATATTTTCCTAATAAAAACAGGGCAACAAATTGATGCGCGCTTAATTTTAGGCTATTACAAACATTTATTAAAGCTCCCCCAACAGTTTTTTGACACCATGCGGGTTGGTGAGATAATTTCCAGAATTAATGATGCTGTTAAAATACGTGCATTTATAAATGAGGTGTCTCTGAATTTAACGGTTAATATTTTAGTACTTGTTTTTTCATTTGGGCTCATGTTTTTCTACTATTGGAAACTAGCACTTATTATGTTATTGGTTATTCCTTTATATGGGCTCATCTATTTTATCACCAATAAACTCAATAAAAAAACAGAACGTACCATTATGGAACGTAGTGCTGATTTAGAAAGTCAGTTGGTAGAATCCTTAAATGCTGTAGGTACCATAAAACGATTTGGATTAGAAAGTTTTGCTAATATTAAAACAGAAATTAGGTTTATAAACTTATTGAAGGTTGGTTATAAATCAGCTTTAAATTCTGTATTCTCAGGTTCTAGTTCTAATTTTATTGCTCAATTATTTACAATTATTCTCTTATGGTGTGGTTCTTATTACGTTATTGAAAGAGAAATCACCGCAGGTGAGTTGATGTCTTTCTATGCCATTATAGGCTATTTTACAGGACCAGTAGCTAGTTTAATAGGTTCAAACAAGCAAATACAAAATGCACTTATTGCAGCAGATAGACTTTTCGAAATTATGGATTTAGAACGTGAGGAATCTGAAAACAAAATAGAACTAACAAATGAAACTATTGGAGACATCAATTTTAAAAATGTTAGGTTTAGATATGGAACACGTGTAGAGGTTTTTAAAGATTTTAACCTAAGAATTCCTAAAGGAAAAATAACTGCTATTGTTGGCGAAAGTGGCTCTGGAAAATCAACATTGATGTCTTTACTTCAAAACATTTACCCAATACAAAATGGTCAAATCAATATTGGTGATTTAGATTTAAAATATATAGATACAGAAAGTTTAAGAGCGTTAGTGAGCGTAGTACCCCAAAAAATAGATCTTTTTGCAGGAAATGTTATTGAAAATATTGCTGTGGGAGACTTTGCTCCCAATATGGAGCGTATTATGCGTATCTGTGAATCTATTGGCATTTTAGAGTTTATAGAAACCTTACCCAATGGTTTTGCTACATATCTAGGAGAAAATGGCGCTTCTTTGTCTGGAGGACAAAAGCAACGTATTGCTATAGCTAGAGCATTATATAAAAATCCTGAAATATTGGTTTTAGATGAAGCAACTTCTTCTTTAGATAGTAAATCTGAAGACTATATCCAAAAAGCTATTAATACCTTAAGAGAAAATGAGAAAACTATTATTGTTATAGCCCATAGGTTGAGTACTGTTGTAAATGCCGATAAAATTGTGGTATTAGGTAAAGGTGAGGTGTTAGAAGAGGGTCCACATCAAGAATTGTATGATAAAAAAGAATATTATTTCAACTTATGGCAGCAACAAATACCCGTTTTAAGTTAA
- a CDS encoding SPOR domain-containing protein: protein MQLETYISDLLYRYECVTIPEFGAFLTQRKSAYIDDSTNTFSAPSKSLSFNEQIQKNDGLLAHYIADIEKIPFEEANKKIAKRVKILKSFLTQGETLTFKNIGEIALNNEGKILFEPTYHLNYLTDSFGLSQFVSPSVNREVYKKEVEALEKVVPIAITTEKRKSKSYLKYAAVALIALTLGGFAVSNYYVNDVKTHNQLAQEEAAQELENKIQQATFSLNPLPAINLKVTKQTGKYHIVAGAFRVEENCIKKIKQLKAEGFKARKIGVNKYGLHEVVYGSYEDRLEALKALRAIKNTHNRNAWLLVKKLD from the coding sequence ATGCAACTTGAAACCTACATTAGCGACTTATTATACCGATACGAGTGTGTTACTATTCCAGAGTTTGGAGCTTTTTTAACGCAACGTAAATCGGCTTATATTGATGATTCTACCAACACGTTTTCTGCTCCCAGTAAAAGTTTATCTTTTAATGAGCAAATTCAAAAAAATGATGGCTTATTAGCACATTATATTGCTGATATTGAAAAAATTCCTTTTGAAGAAGCTAATAAAAAAATAGCTAAACGTGTTAAAATATTAAAGTCTTTTTTAACTCAAGGTGAAACGCTTACCTTTAAAAATATAGGTGAAATAGCTTTAAATAATGAAGGTAAAATTTTGTTTGAACCTACATATCATCTTAATTATTTAACAGATTCGTTTGGGTTGTCTCAGTTTGTATCACCATCTGTTAACAGAGAGGTTTACAAAAAAGAAGTTGAAGCACTTGAAAAAGTTGTTCCTATTGCAATTACTACAGAGAAACGTAAATCTAAATCTTATTTAAAATATGCTGCTGTAGCTTTAATTGCTCTAACTTTAGGTGGTTTTGCTGTTTCTAATTATTATGTAAATGATGTTAAAACGCATAACCAATTAGCACAAGAAGAAGCCGCTCAAGAATTAGAAAACAAAATACAACAAGCTACTTTTAGTTTAAATCCATTGCCTGCTATTAATTTAAAAGTTACTAAACAAACAGGTAAATACCATATTGTGGCAGGAGCTTTTAGAGTTGAAGAAAATTGCATTAAAAAAATAAAGCAACTAAAAGCAGAAGGTTTTAAGGCTAGAAAAATTGGTGTTAACAAATATGGTTTGCACGAAGTTGTATATGGTAGCTATGAAGATAGGCTTGAGGCTTTAAAAGCATTAAGAGCTATTAAAAACACCCATAATAGAAACGCTTGGTTATTAGTTAAAAAACTAGATTAG
- the dprA gene encoding DNA-processing protein DprA, with the protein MTENDLLYTLALQHIPKIGDITAKRLISFCGSAEAVLKEKKQNLIKIDGIGLSILEGIHSSNHLKAAENEIEFIKANNIRVTYFKDESYPERLKHCIDGPILLFQSGNINLKNHRIISIVGTRKITTNGIAFCEKLVEQLIPYNPVIVSGFAYGTDITAHKAAIKNNLQTVGCLAHGLNQIYPKSHKKYMVDVEQNGGFFSDFWSTDVFDRNNFLKRNRIIAGLSEATIVIESAEKGGSLVTADIANSYNRDVFAVPGRVTDTQSIGCNNLIKQQKALLLSNPLDVPYILNWQLEDKPKPTVQKQLFVELDATEKLIYNYLKENNKQQLDIIALNCSLPIFKVSSTLLNMELKGVVRPLPGKMFEAL; encoded by the coding sequence ATGACTGAAAATGATTTGCTTTACACATTAGCGCTTCAACACATACCTAAAATAGGAGATATTACAGCTAAAAGGCTTATTTCTTTTTGCGGGTCGGCAGAAGCCGTTTTAAAAGAAAAAAAGCAAAATCTTATTAAAATTGATGGCATTGGTTTATCAATATTAGAAGGAATTCATAGTTCTAATCACTTAAAGGCTGCTGAAAACGAAATTGAATTTATTAAAGCCAACAATATAAGAGTTACCTATTTTAAAGATGAAAGCTACCCCGAACGGCTAAAACATTGTATTGATGGGCCTATTTTATTGTTTCAATCTGGAAATATTAATTTAAAAAATCATAGAATAATTAGTATTGTTGGCACTCGTAAAATTACCACTAATGGTATAGCCTTTTGCGAAAAACTAGTAGAACAATTAATACCCTATAACCCAGTAATAGTTTCAGGGTTTGCTTACGGAACTGATATCACAGCGCATAAAGCAGCTATAAAAAATAACTTGCAAACTGTGGGCTGTTTAGCGCATGGGTTAAACCAAATTTACCCAAAATCTCATAAAAAATATATGGTTGATGTAGAACAAAACGGAGGCTTTTTCTCAGATTTTTGGAGTACAGATGTTTTTGATAGAAATAATTTTTTAAAGCGAAATAGAATTATAGCCGGATTAAGTGAAGCCACTATTGTTATTGAATCTGCCGAAAAAGGAGGAAGCTTAGTAACTGCCGATATTGCCAATTCTTACAACAGAGATGTTTTTGCCGTTCCTGGTAGGGTTACAGATACCCAAAGTATTGGGTGTAATAATTTAATTAAACAACAAAAGGCTTTGTTGCTTTCAAACCCTTTAGATGTTCCGTATATTTTAAATTGGCAGTTGGAAGACAAACCTAAACCTACCGTACAAAAACAATTATTTGTAGAGCTTGATGCTACTGAAAAATTAATATATAATTACTTAAAAGAAAACAATAAACAACAACTAGATATTATTGCGTTAAATTGTAGCCTACCTATTTTTAAAGTATCAAGTACCTTATTGAATATGGAGTTAAAAGGGGTTGTTAGGCCTTTACCAGGGAAAATGTTTGAGGCACTTTAA
- the trpS gene encoding tryptophan--tRNA ligase has protein sequence MARILTGIQSTGTPHLGNILGAIIPAIKMAEKPENDSYLFIANLHTLTQIKDAETLRNNTYSVAATWLAFGLDIEKTVFYRQSDVPQVTELSWYLSCFFPYQRLTLAHGFKDKADRLDDVNSGLFTYPMLMAADILLYDADIIPVGKDQLQHIEMTRDVASRFHNKMGETFVIPEGKIQENIMLIPGTDGEKMSKSRNNTINIFLNDKKLRKQIMSIQTDSTPLEEPKDWSTCNCFAIYKLLASDEQIAAMKANYENGNYGYGHAKQALYELIVEKFAKQRETYHYYMNNLNELDKVLSVGAEKAKIVANEVLNRVRTKIGY, from the coding sequence ATGGCAAGAATACTAACTGGTATACAAAGTACAGGAACACCGCATTTAGGAAATATTTTAGGCGCAATTATACCTGCAATAAAAATGGCTGAAAAGCCAGAAAACGATTCGTATTTATTTATTGCAAATTTGCATACACTTACACAAATTAAAGATGCAGAAACATTGCGTAATAACACCTATTCTGTGGCTGCAACCTGGTTAGCTTTTGGTTTAGATATAGAAAAAACAGTATTTTACAGACAAAGCGATGTGCCTCAAGTTACCGAATTATCATGGTATTTAAGTTGTTTTTTTCCGTACCAACGTTTAACGCTTGCACATGGTTTTAAAGACAAAGCCGATAGATTAGACGATGTTAACTCTGGCTTATTTACCTACCCTATGCTTATGGCTGCAGATATTTTATTGTATGATGCCGATATTATTCCCGTTGGTAAAGACCAACTTCAGCATATTGAAATGACTCGTGATGTTGCTTCTCGTTTTCATAATAAAATGGGAGAAACCTTTGTAATACCCGAAGGAAAAATACAGGAAAACATCATGCTTATTCCTGGTACTGATGGTGAAAAAATGAGTAAAAGTAGAAACAACACCATCAATATATTTTTAAATGATAAAAAGCTGCGTAAGCAAATTATGAGTATTCAAACAGATAGCACACCGCTTGAAGAACCTAAAGACTGGAGTACTTGTAATTGTTTTGCTATTTATAAATTATTAGCATCAGATGAGCAAATAGCCGCTATGAAAGCTAATTACGAAAACGGTAATTATGGTTATGGGCACGCTAAACAAGCCTTGTATGAGCTTATTGTTGAAAAATTTGCCAAACAACGAGAAACATATCACTATTACATGAATAACCTTAATGAGCTAGACAAGGTGCTTTCTGTTGGTGCTGAAAAAGCCAAAATAGTTGCTAATGAAGTTTTAAATAGAGTAAGAACAAAAATTGGGTATTAA